The following proteins come from a genomic window of Diceros bicornis minor isolate mBicDic1 chromosome 36, mDicBic1.mat.cur, whole genome shotgun sequence:
- the LOC131398917 gene encoding aldo-keto reductase family 1 member C23-like protein, whose protein sequence is MDPKVWCLELNDGHFIPVLGFGTYALEEVPKSKALEDTKLGIDAGFRHIDCAHVYGNEKEVGLAIRSKIEDGTVKREDIFCNSKLWVTFLQPELVRPALEQSLKNLQLDYVDLYIIHYPTALKPGEELFPEDEHGKAIFDTVDICATWEAMEKCKDAGLTKSIGVSNFNHRQLEKILNKPGLKYKPVCNQVECHPYLNQSKLLDFCKSKDIVLVAYGALGTQRPKEWVDQSSPVLLEDPVLCAMAKKYERTPALIALRYQIQRGVVVLAKSINEKQMKENMQVFEFQLTSDDMKVLDGLNRNLRYLPFHIATEHPEYPFSDEY, encoded by the exons ATGGATCCCAAAGTCTGGTGTTTGGAACTAAATGATGGCCACTTCATTCCTGTACTGGGATTTGGAACCTATGCGCTTGAAGAG GTTCCTAAGAGCAAAGCTTTGGAGGACACTAAATTAGGTATAGATGCTGGGTTCCGCCATATCGATTGTGCTCATGTGTACGGTAATGAAAAGGAAGTTGGTCTCGCTATCCGAAGTAAAATTGAAGATGGCACTGTGAAGAGAGAAGACATATTCTGCAATTCAAAG CTTTGGGTAACTTTCCTTCAACCAGAGTTGGTCCGACCAGCCTTGGAACAGTCTCTGAAAAATCTTCAACTGGACTATGTCGATCTCTATATCATTCATTATCCAACAGCTCTGAAG CCAGGGGAGGAACTTTTTCCAGAAGATGAACATGGAAAAGCAATATTTGACACAGTGGATATCTGTGCCACGTGGGAG GCCATGGAGAAGTGTAAGGATGCAGGACTGACCAAGTCCATCGGGGTGTCCAACTTTAACCACAGGCAGCTGGAGAAGATCCTGAACAAGCCAGGGCTCAAGTACAAGCCCGTCTGCAACCAG GTGGAATGTCATCCTTATCTCAACCAAAGCAAACTGTTGGATTTCTGCAAATCAAAAGATATCGTCCTAGTTGCCTACGGTGCCTTGGGAACCCAACGTCCAAAAGAATG GGTGGACCAGAGCTCCCCGGTTCTCTTGGAAGATCCAGTTCTTTGTGCCATGGCAAAAAAGTATGAGCGAACTCCGGCTCTGATTGCTCTTCGCTACCAGATACAGCGTGGGGTTGTGGTCCTGGCCAAGAGTATCAATGAGAAGCAGATGAAGGAGAACATGCAG GTTTTTGAATTCCAGTTAACTTCAGACGACATGAAAGTCCTAGACGGTCTAAACCGCAATCTTCGATATCTTCCTTTTCACAT TGCTACTGAGCACCCTGAGTATCCATTTTCTGATGAATATTAA